GCGAGCCACCCCGTGAAGCTGAACGCCGCGTACGCGGAGGGCGGGCCCGCGCTGACCGTGCGGACCGTCGAGAACATGACCGGGATCAAGGTCGACCACTATCTGGAGGTCGACTTCACCAGCTTCATGAAGACGGTCGACGCGGTGGGCGGGGTGAAGATCTGCACGGCGCGGCCGATGAAGGACTCGTACACCGGGCTGAACCTCCCCGCCGGCACGCATGAGCTGGACGGCGGCCAGGCGCTCCAGTACGTCCGCTCGCGCCATGTGGACCTGGCATCCGACCTGGGCCGGATGGAGCGCCAGCAGAAGTTCATGGCGGCGCTGATCAAGCAGGCGACGAGCAGCGGGGTGCTGCTGAACCCGGTGAAGTTCCAGCAGGTGGCCGGGTCGGTGCTCGGTTCGGTCCGGGCCGACAAGGGCTTCGGTACGGAGCAGATGCTGGCGCTCGGCAAGGCGATGAAGGACTTCGGGCCGGCCTCGTCGGAGTTCGCTTCCGTGCCCGTCGGCAACCCCAGCTTCCCGGTCAAGGGCATCGGCTCGACGGTGCAGTGGGACGCGAAGGAGGCGAAGAAGCTGTTCCGGGCCCTGCGCGAGGACAAGCCGCTGGCCCCGGCGAAGCCGAAGCCGAAGCCCGCGGCGGGACCTCAGCAGCAGTCCGCGAAGCTGGTCGACGTGGCGCCCGGGAAGATCCGCGTCCAGGTCTACAACGGGACCCCGAAGGACGGCCTCGGCCGGACCGTGGACGCGGCGCTGCGCGCGACGGGGTTCACCACCACCGAGGCCCCGCTCAACGGGGAGGTGCGGGAGCTGGAGCGGACGCTCGTGGAGTACGACCCGCGCTGGGACCGGTCGGCGAAGTCCTTGGCCACGGCGCTGCCCGGCAGCGAACTGAAGGCGGTGACGGGCCAGGGCCCGCAGATGAAGGTGACGGTGGGCTCGGACTTCACGAAGGTGCAGCGGGTGAAGTCGGAGACCCGTCAGACGGGCCGGTTCGGCACGGTGACGGGCGACGAGGTGGTGTGCCCGTAGGGACCGGGGGCGTGCTTGCGGGGCCGTGACCGTACGGGGCGGTGGGTCCGTAAGGCCGTGACCGTACGGGAGGCGGCTCAGTCGTCGATGCCCTCGGCGGCGCGCTTCTCGCGCAGTTCCTTGATCGCACGGCGGCGGGCGAGCCGGTGGGTGCGCCGGATCTGCGCCTCCTGGTAGCGCCGGTTGTCGCGCTCCGTCTCGGGGATCACCGGCGGTACGCGGCGCGGCTTGCCGTCCCCGTCGACGGCGGCGAAGACCAGGTAGGCGCTGCCGACCTGCTGGGCGGGGGTGGACTCGTTCCAGCGTTCGGCCATGACCCGGACGCCGACCTCCATGGAGGACCGGCCCGTCCAGTTGACCTGGGCCTTCACATGGACGAGGTCCCCGACGCGGACCGGCTCCAGGAAGACCATCTCGTCCATCGACGCGGTCACGGCGGGCCCACCGGAGTGCCGTCCGGCCACCGCGCCCGCGGCGTCGTCGACCAGTTTCATGATCACGCCACCGTGCACCGTGCCGAGGAGGTTGGTGTCGCTGCCGGTCATGATGTGGCTGAGGGTGGTCCGGGACGCCGCGGTCGGCTTGCCCGGAATCTCACTCTCTGAGTGGTTGGCCGGATCTGTTACGCCAGTGGCCTGATCTGTCATACCGCCCACCTTATGCGGGGTCCGCGATCCCGCAGAATGCATCAGGTTCGCAACAGCCCTGGTGCGATTTCCCTTACACCCTGTAATAGCCGTGGGCCGGGACGGCACACTGTTCGGATGAACGATTGGCCCGATCGACGGACCGGCGACCGCAGCGAACACTACGGGCGGGGCAGTGCCGGCCCCCAGCCCGAGGGCGCGCGGGCGATGCCGCACATCCAGCGCCGCCCGGCCCAGCCCCGTACCCCGCAGCGGCCTCAGGTGCCGCCGCAGAGCCAGGGGTACGACGACCGCTACCAGGACGGCGGCTACGGCAGCAGCCCCGAGCCCGGATACGACAGCGGCTACAACACGGGCCAGGTCTACGGATCGGGGGGCGGCGGCTCCGACGGCCGGGGCGGCGGTGGCCGGCGCGGCGGCGGTGACGGGGGTTACGTCCAGGGCCGCCCGGCCCCGGACTGGCGCCGCCGGATCAAGCTCGGCGCGCTGACCCTGGTGGTCGTGGTGCTCGCGGTCTCGATCTCGACGTATTTCTGGGCCGACTCGAAGCTGAAGCGCGAGGTGGACCTCTCCAAGGTCATCGAGCGGCCGGAGTCCGGGGAGGGCACGAACTACCTGATCGTCGGGTCCGACAGCCGCGAGGGTATGTCGGCCGAGGAGAAGAAGCGGCTGCGCACCGGTTCCGCCGAGGGCAAGCGCACCGACTCGATGATGATCCTGCACGACGGCTCCAACGGCCCGACGCTGATCTCGCTGCCGCGCGACTCCAACGTGGAGATCCCGTCCTTCAAGGGGTCCGAGTCCGGGAAGACGTTCCAGGGCACCGGCCGGCAGGTGAAGCTGAACGCCGCCTACGCCGAGGACGGCCCCGAACTCCTCGTCCGTACGGTCGAGTTCAACACCGGCCTGCACATCGACCACTACGTCGAGATCGGCTTCGGCGGCTTCGCGAAGATCGTGGACGCGATCGGCGGGGTCGAGATGGACATCCCGAAGGCGTTCAAGGACAAGAAGTCGGGGGCCGACTTCCAGGCGGGCAAGCAGACGCTGAACGGCGAGCAGTCCCTCGCCTTCGTCCGCACGCGGTACGCGTTCGCGGGCAGTGACCTGGACCGTACGAAGAACCAGCAGAAGTTCCTCGCGGCGCTGGCGAGCCAGACGGCGACCCCGTCCACGATCCTCAACCCGTTCAAGCTGTACCCGACGATGGGTGCGGGCCTGGACACGCTGATCGTGGACAAGGACATGTCGCTCTGGGCGCTGGGCAACATGTTCTTCGCGATGAAGGGCGTCACGGGCGGCGACGGTACGTCGCTGAACATGCCGATCTCGGGCAGCGTCGGCGGCAACCTCGTCTGGGACAAGGCCAAGGTGAAGCAGCTGGTGCAGCAGCTCAACAACGACGAGAAGGTCACGGTCAAGGGCAACTGAGGCCGTGGATCCAGCCGTTGAGGGCGCCGGGCTTTTGCCGCCCGGCGCCCTTTCGTCGTCCGTGGACGCCCTGACGCGCTACGTGCCGTAGGTGATGCGAAAGGGCCGGGTGGGCACCCGCACGGTGTTCTGCAACCAGCCGGGGGCGGTGCCCGTGGCGCCCGTGGTGGGCCCTGCGCCCGCGCCCGCCCTCGTACGGGAACACATCCGCGTACCGGCTCCGGCACCGGTGCCGGAACCCACGGCCGTGCCGGTGCGCACCGCCGTACCGGAGCCCACCGCCGTGCCGGTGGCCTTCCCCGTGCAGGAGCCCATCCGCGCACCCGAGCCCACCTCCGTACCGGAAGCACCGCACAGCCCGGTCCGCTTACCGTCGCGGGCCGCACCCAAGCAGCCACGTCGGCCGCTCCCCCACCGCCACGCGCTCACCCCGGAGCTGCGGCAGGCCTCCTCCGCGTTCCTCGCCGATCTGCGGCGTCACGCGGAAGAGCTGGTGCTCTCGGAGCAGGACGTCGAGGAGCTGGTCCCCGGGGTGGCCGCCTGGCTCGAACGCGACGCGACCACCGACGCGATCCGGCACGCCCTCACGGCCGACCTCCCGAAGCCGCTGAAGCACCCGGCGAGGCTCCTCAAGCACCGCCTCACGGCCCTCCTGCCGCCCCCGCTTCCCCGCATCCGTGACCTCGCGCCACCACTCCGTGCGCCGGTCACTCCGTTCCAGACCTGCGACGGCTGCGAACGGGCCTTCCGCTCCCCCCACCCGGGCCACTGCCGCGACTGCCGGGCCCAGCACCGGGAGGCGGCCTGGCAGGCAGGGCGCGGTCAGTCGGCGCAGCCGTACCGCTCGGCGAGCCGGGTGGCCGCTTCGCGCATCACGGTCGCGCTGTTGCGCGTCGCGGTGTTCACAGCCGTCGCGCCGGTCACCGCGTTCATCGCCGTCACGGCGCGATCCCCTTCGGTTCGAGTTCGGCGAAGTCCTCGTGGAGGGCGTCGAGATGGCGGCCGGTCGGTGCGCCCGCCGCGTTCAGCTCCGCCAGCCGCCAGCCGGGCAGTTGCGCCTCGACCTCGGCGGGGAGCGAGCCGTCCGCCGGGTCCGCCAGGGCGTACAGCACCCCGAACGCGGTCTCCCTGGCGACCTCGCGGGCCAGCGCGCCGAGGTCCTCGGGGGTGAGCCCGGCCGCGAGGGCGCGTTCGACGGCGTCGGCCGCCGCCCCGTCGGCGCGGTAGGCGTCCACCCACTGCCGGGCGGCCGTGCCCCAGGCGTCGACGTCCTGCCACACCGTCCGCAGGAGCCGGTAGCGGGCGAGCTGCGGCAGCCCTTCCTCGGCCTCGGACTCGGCCCAGTCCCGGGCGTCGGCGTCCGCCCCCAGGGCGCTGAAGAGGGCGGTCAGCCTGTCGAGTTCGGTCATGGGGAGGGAGGCTACCGGCCCGTGGGCGGGGTGCCGTCCGGCGGTTCGAAGGCGCGCGAGCGATGAGTTCCCGCCCGGCACGCGGTCAGTGCATCCGTAAGAGTGAGAAGCACGCCGGGCGCCGAACGAGGCCCGCCCCGACACACCCAGGAGACCTGATGCGCACCCTGATCAGCACCGCCTTCGTTTCGCTCGACGGTGTCATGGAGGCCCCGGGCGGCGAGCCCGGCTACCGGAACTCGGGGTGGACGTTCAAGGACATCGAGTTCCTGCCGGAGGCGTACGAGCTCAAGGCCCGGGAGCAGGACGAGGCCGCGGCCCTGATGATGGGCCGGGCCAGTTACGAGGCGTTCAGTCCGGTGTGGCCGGGCATGGAGGAGTTCACCGGGTACAAGGCGATGCCGAAGTACGTCGTCTCCACCAAGCTGACCGCCGGCGACCTGGTGTCCGACTGGGGCGAGACCACGATCCTGCGGTCGCTGGACGAGGTCGCCGCGCTGAAGGAGACCGAGGGCGGCCCGATCATCGTGCACGGCAGCACCGAGCTGAACCGGAACCTCGCCGACGCCGACCTGATCGACCGGTACCACCTGCTGGTCTTCCCGGTCCTGCTCGGCGCGGGCAAGCGCCTGTTCAGCACGGCGGACAAGGACCAGCAGAAGCTGAAGCTGGTCGAGCACGAGGTGTACGCGAACGGCATCCAGAAGAACGTCTTCGAGGTCGTCCGCTGACGAGCCGGTCCGGTCGGCCGGCGCGCGCCTCACCGGCCGACGCGCACCCCTCGTGGGACGACCCGCGCCACCTGGCCGGGCACGACGCCCGCGGTGTCGACCACCCGAGCCTCCCGGCGGAGCCACGGCAGGGCCCGCTCGTAGTCGGTCGGACGGTCCGGGCGCCACTGCCCGCCTACAAGGGGACCAGCGTGGAGGCCGACGACGCGACGGCCCCCGGCGGAGCCGCCGGGGGCCGTACAAGGGGCGCTGCGCGGAAGGCCGTTACGGCAGGTTGCGCGCCATCACGATGCGCTGGACCTGGTTCGTGCCCTCGTAGATCTGCGTGATCTTGGCGTCGCGCATCATGCGCTCCACCGGGTAGTCCCGCGTGTAGCCGTAGCCGCCGAGCAGCTGGACGGCGTCCGTGGTGACCTCCATCGCGACGTCCGAGGCGAAGCACTTGGCCGCCGCGCCCTGGAAGGTCAGGTCCGCGTCGCCGCGCTCCGACTTGGCGGCGGCCGCGTACGTGAGCTGGCGGGCCGCCTCGATCTTCATCGCCATGTCCGCGAGCATGAACTGGATGCCCTGGAAGTCCGCGATCGGCTTGCCGAACTGCTTGCGCTCCTGGACGTACCCCTTGGCGTAGTCCAGCGCGCCCTGGGCGATGCCGAGGGCCTGGGCCGCGATGGTGATGCGGGTGTGGTCCAGGGTCTTCATCGCGGTGGCGAAGCCCGTGCCCTCCTCGCCGATCATGCGGTCCGCGGGGATACGGACGTTGTCGAGGTAGACCTCGCGGGTCGGGGAGCCCTTGATGCCGAGCTTCTTCTCCGGGGCGCCGAAGGAGACACCCTCGTCGGACTTCTCGACGACGAACGCCGAGATGCCCTTGGAGCGCTTGGCCGGGTCGGTGACCGCCATGACCGTGTAGTACTCGGAGACGCCCGCGTTGGTGATCCAGCGCTTCACGCCGTTGAGCACCCAGAAGTCGCCGTCGCGCACGGCCTTCGTCTTCATGCCCGCCGCGTCGGAGCCGGCGTCCGGCTCGGAGAGGGCGTACGAGAACATCGCGTCGCCCTGGGCGAGCGGGCCCAGGTACTTGGCCTTCAGCTCCTCGGAGCCGGAGAGGATCACCGGGAGCGAGCCGAGCTTGTTCACGGCCGGGATCAGGGAGGAGGAGGCGCAGACGCGGGCCACCTCCTCGATCACGATGACCGTGGCGAGCGCGTCGGCACCGGCCCCGCCGTACTCCTCCGGGACGTGGACGGCGTGCAGGTCCGACGAGACCAGGGCGTCCAGCGCCTCCTGCGGGAAGCGGCTCTCCTCGTCGACCGCGGCGGCGAAGGGGGCGATCTTCGACTCGGCGAGCGCGCGGATCGTCTCGCGGAGCATGTCGTGCTCCTCGGCCGGACGGTACAGGTCGAAATCGGTCGAACCCGCCAAGACGCTCACTCCCCAGATGCTAACTACCGTTAAGTAACTCAATTTTAGTGCGCGGACCGCCCGGCGGCATACGTGTCGCGTACGTGAGCTTGCCGACAAGGGTGGGACACGGCGGAGATACCGGGCGGATGGAGCGGTGAATTCCTGCCTCGGGGTCCCCGACTATGCTCGGTCCGCACGTCCGTCCGCACCTCCCAGGAGCACTCCATGGCCCTCAGGATCACTGTGATCGGCACCGGCTATCTCGGCGCCACCCATGCCGCGGCCATGGCCGAGCTGGGCTTCGAGGTCCTGGGGCTCGACATCGTGCCGGAGAAGATCGAGCTGCTCTCGACCGGCCGCGTACCGATGTACGAGCCGGGGCTGGAGGAGATGCTCCAGCGGCACGTCGCCGGGATCGAGGGGTCCAGTGGGCGGCTGCGCTTCACCACCTCCTGGGAGGAGGTCGCGGAGTTCGGCGACGTCCACTTCGTCTGTGTGAACACTCCGCAGAAGCACGGCGAGTACGCCTGCGACATGAGCCATGTGGACAGCGCCTTCGACGCGCTCGCCCCGCATCTGACCCGGCCCGCCCTGGTCGTCGGCAAGTCGACCGTTCCCGTGGGCTCCGCCGCCCGTCTCGCGGACCGGCTCGCCGAGCTGGCTCCGGTGGGCCCCGGGGCCGAGCTGGCCTGGAACCCGGAGTTCCTCCGCGAGGGCTTCGCCGTGCAGGACACCCTCCACCCCGACCGGATCGTCGTCGGCGTCACGAGCGAGAACGCCGAGAAGGTGCTCCGCGAGGTGTACGCCGTGCCGGTCGCCGAGGGCTCGCCGTTCGTCGTGACCGACTTCCCGACCGCCGAACTGGTGAAGACCTCCGCCAACTCCTTCCTCGCCACCAAGATCTCCTTCATCAACGCCATGGCCGAGGTCTGCGAGGCCGCCGACGGTGACGTCGTGAAGCTCGCCGAGGCCATCGGGCACGACGACCGGATCGGGAAGAAGTTCCTGCGGGCCGGGATCGGCTTCGGCGGCGGCTGCCTGCCCAAGGACATCCGCGCTTTCATGGCCCGCGCCGGCGAGCTGGGCGCCGACCAGGCGCTCACCTTCCTCCGCGAGGTCGACTCCATCAACATGCGCCGCCGCGGCCACATGGTGGAGCTGGCCCGCGAGGCGGCGGGCGGCGGCTCGTTCCTCGGCACACGGGTGGCGGTCCTGGGCGCCACGTTCAAGCCCGACTCCGACGACGTACGCGACTCCCCCGCGCTCAACGTCGCCGGGCAGATCCACCTCCAGGGCGGCCAGGTGACCGTGTTCGACCCGAAGGGGATGGACAACGCCCGGCGGCTGTTCCCGACCCTCGGTTACGCGGACTCGGCGTTGGAGGCCGTGCGCGGCGCGGACGTGGTGCTGCACCTCACGGAGTGGCGCGAGTTCCGCGAGCTGGACCCGGCCGAGCTGGGCGAGGTGGCCGCCCGCCGGATCATCCTGGACGGGCGCAACGCCCTGGACAGCGCGGTGTGGCGCGAGGCCGGGTGGACGTACCGGGCGATGGGCCGCCCGAAGGCCTAGGGCGCCTTTGGCTTCGCCCCGCCTGCAGCGGACAGGCTGAGCCCATGGACGACTCGCACGACTGGATCACCACCCCGCTCACCGACGGCCTTCTGCGCGGCGCGCTCGAACTGGAGCGCACCGAGCGCGGTGGTCTCCTCCCCCACCGGCTGCCCGCTCCGGCCCGCGCCCGGTCCGGCGGCGACGAGCAGGTGGCGCAGGCGGAGTCGCAGCCCTCGGGTGTGCGCGTGATCTTCCGTACCCGGGCCACCGCCGTGGAGCTGGACGTCCTGCGCACGGTGATCGGCCACCGGGGCCTCCCGCCCCTCCCGAACGGCGCGTACGACCTGTACATCGACGGCGAGCCGGCCGGCCGGGCCTCGGCGAGCGGCGGCAACGTGCTGATGGTCGACCTGTCCGACGGGGCGCGGGAGCTGTTCCCCGGCAGCCCCGGGGCCGTATCCTTCACCGGGCTGCCCGCGCGGGAGAAGACCGTCGAGATCTGGCTCCCGTACACCGAGACCACCGAGCTGCTCGGGCTGCGCACCGACGCTCCGGTCGAGGCCCAGGAGCCGGGCGGCCGGCCGGTCTGGCTGCACCACGGCAGTTCCATCAGCCAGGGGTCCTCGGCCGACAGCTCCGCCACCGCCTGGCCCGCCCTGGCGGCCGCGGCGGGAGGCGTGGAGCTGGTCAACCTCTCGCTGGCGGGCAGCGCGCTCCTCGATCCGTTCACCGCGTGCGCGCTGCGGGACACCCCCGCCGACCTGATCAGCGTCAAGATCGGCATCAATCTCGTCAACCGCGACGCGATGGAGCTGAGCGACTTCGGACCGGCCGTGCACAGGTTCCTCGACACCATCCGCGACGGGCATCCCACCGCGCCGCTGCTCGTCGTCTCGCCCATCCTCTGCCCCGGGCAGGAGGACACCCCGGGGCCCGCCGCCCCGGACGTCTCCGAGGGGCGGGTGGGGTTCACGGCGCTGGGAGACCCGGCCGACGCGGCTCGCGGCAAGCTGACGCTGCGCGTCGTACGGCGGGAGCTGGCCCGGATCGTGGCGGAGCGGGCGGCGTCGGACCCCCACCTCTTCCACCTGGACGGCCTCACCCTGTACGGCGAGGCCGACCACGCCGAGCTGCCGCTGCCCGACCGGCTGCACCCGGACGCCGCCGCCCACCGTCGCATGGGCGAGCGCTTCGGGGCGTTCGCCTTCGGTCCGGGGGGACCGTTCGCGGGGGCGGAGCGCATCTGAAGCCGCTCAGGCGTCGATCACCCGGGACCCACGCACTCGGGCTGCCGCTGACGGCAGGCCCGGGGGTGCCTGGCCGGTATCGGCCGGGCGCGTGCGGCGATTCAGTTGCCGATGCCGGAGCTGCCCACGCCGGTGTTGCCGATGCCGGAGCTGCCGAGGCCCGAGTTGCCGTGGCCGTGGCTGCCGATGCCCGTGTTGCCGATTCCGGCGTTGCCCCAGCCCCAGTTGCCGAGGCCGGCGTTGCCGATGCCACCGTTGAAGCCGCCCGCGTTGCCCAGGCCCATGTTCTCGATGCCCGCGTTGCCGACGCCCTTGTTCCCGATGCCCGCGTTGCCCACACCGTCGGCGGCGGCCACACCCGCGCCGCCGATGGACAGTACGGCCGCGGCACCGAGCGCGGTCGTGATGCGGAGAAGATTCGTGCGCATCGTTGCGTACCTCCTGTTGGGGGGAATTCCTGCCCGCTATCCCTAACACGAGGTTGCGTCGGATATGGGGATGATTGCCCGAATCTTCCGTGTCGTCAGAGAGCTTGCACGGGTCAGCGCGTCCGCTGCCCGTCCAGCTCGGCGATCGTGGCGTGCGACGGGCCGCGCCCGCTCTGCTCGTCGCGGGCCACGGCCTCCGCGTCGCGCAGCACCCGTACGGCGTTCTGCCAGGTCAGCTTGGCGAGGTCGCCCTCGGACCAGTTACGTCGCAGCAGCTCGGCGATGAGGTTCGGGTAGCCGGAGACGTCCTCCAGGCCGCGCGGGGTGAACGCCGTGCCGTCGTAGTCGCCGCCGATGCCGATGTGGTCGACGCCCGCCACCGCGCGCATGTGGTCGAGGTGGTCCGCGATGGTGGCGACGGTGGCCTCGGGGCGCGGGTGGGCCGCCTCGAAGTCCTCGTGGATCCGCATCGCGACCGGGGTGGTGTCGAGGTGGTGCAGGCCGTGCTCGCGCATGTTGCGGTCGGCGGCCAGGGTCCAGGCGACGGCCTCGGGCAGCACGAACTTCGGGACGAAGGTCGCCATCGCGACGCCCCCGTTGGCCGGGAGGGCCGCCAGCACATCGTCGGGGATGTTGCGCGGGTGGTCGCAGACGGCGCGGGCCGAGGAGTGCGAGAAGATCACCGGCGCGGTGCTGGTGGCGAGCGCGTCGCGCATGACGCCGTCGGCGACGTGGCTGAGGTCGACCAGCATGCCGATGCGGTTCATCTCGCGGACGACCTCGTGGCCGAAGGCGGAGAGGCCGCCGAGGCGCGGCAGGTCCGTCGCGCTGTCGGCCCAGTCGATGTTGTCGTTGTGGGTGAGCGTCAGGTAACGGACGCCCAGGTCGTACAGGGCGCGCAGGGTGCCCAGCGAGTTGTTGATGGAGTGGCCGCCCTCGGCGCCCATCAGGGAGGCGATCCGGCCCTCGGCGCGGGCCTTCTCCAGGTCGTCGGCGGTGAGCGCCCGCCGCAGATGCGTCGGGTAGCGGGCGATCAGCTCGCCGACGACGTCGATCTGCTCCAGGGTGGCGCTCACGGCCGCGTCGCCGGTGAGGTCGGTGCGGACGTACACCGACCAGAACTGGCCGCCGACCCCGCCGGCCCGCAGCCGGCGCAGGTCGGTGTGGAGCAGGCCGCGCTGGTCGGCGGCGATGTCCCGGGCGTCGAGGTCGTAGCCGACCTGTTCGCGCAGGGCCCAGGGGAGGTCGTTGTGGCCGTCGACGACGGGGTGGACGGCCAGCAGCTCGCGGGCGCGGGCGAGGTGGTCCATGAGGCCCCCTTACTTTCCGAAGCCGAAGAAGTCCGAACCCTGGACCTTGGAGCGCAGTCGCTTGCCCTTCTCCGTGGCCTGGTCGTTCAGCTCCTGCTGGAACTCCCGCATCCGCTCCTGGAGCGCGGGGTCCTGCGTGGCGAGGATCCGGGCGGCGAGCAGACCCGCGTTGCGCGCTCCGCCGACGGAGACGGTGGCGACGGGGACACCCGCGGGCATCTGGACGATGGAGAGCAGGCTGTCCATGCCGTCCAGGTACTTCAGCGGCACCGGAACGCCGATGACCGGCAGCGGGGTGACCGAGGCCAGCATCCCGGGCAGGTGGGCGGCTCCGCCCGCGCCCGCGATGACCGCCTTCACGCCACGGCCCGCGGCCTCCTCGCCGTACGCGATCATCTCGCGCGGCATCCGGTGGGCGGAGACGACGTCGACCTCGTAGGGGATCTCGAACTCGTCGAGCGCCTTGGCCGCCGCCTCCATGACGGGCCAGTCGGAGTCCGAGCCCATCACGATGCCGACCAGAGGGGCGGTGCCGGGGGAAGTCATTCGGTGATCGTTCCTCGCAGGTAGTCGGCCGCGTGCCGGGCGCGCTCCCGCACGTCCGCCAGATCGTCGCCGTAGGTGTTGACGTGTCCGACCTTGCGGCCGGGCTTCACGTCCTTGCCGTACATGTGGATCTTGAGCTGCGGGTCGCGGGCCATGCAGTGCAGGTACGCCTGGTACATGTCCGGGAAGTCACCGCCCAGGACGTTGCACATGACCGTCCAGGGCGCGCGGGGGCGGGGGTCGCCGAGCGGGAGGTCGAGGACCGCCCGGACGTGGTTGGCGAACTGCGAGGTGATCGCGCCGTCCTGGGTCCAGTGGCCGGAGTTGTGCGGGCGCATCGCCAGCTCGTTGACCAGAATGCGGCCGTCGCGGGTCTCGAACAGCTCCACCGCGAGGTGGCCGACGACGCCCAGCTCGGCGGCGATGCGCAGCGCGAGCTGCTGGGCCTCGCCCGCCAGCTCCTCGGAGAGGCCCGGGGCGGGGGCGATCACCGTGTCGCAGACGCCGTCGACCTGGATGGACTCGACGACCGGGTAGGCGACGGCCTGGCCGTGCGGCGAGCGGACGATGTTGGCCGCCAGCTCCCGTACGAAGTCGACCTTCTCCTCCGCGAGGACCGGGACCCCGGCGCGGAACGCGTCGGCGGCGTCCGCCTCGGAGCGGACCACCCACACCCCCTTGCCGTCGTACCCGCCGCGCACGGTCTTGAGGATGACGGGGAAGCCCCCGGCCTCCTCGGCGAACGCGGCGGCGTCCGCCGGGTCGCTCACGATGCGGTTACGGGGGCAGGGGGCGCCGATCTCCGCGAGCCTGGCGCGCATCACCCCCTTGTCCTGGGCGTGCACCAGGGCGTCGGGGCCGGGGCGCACGGGGATGCCGTCCGCCTCCAGGGCGCGCAGATGCTCGGTCGGCACATGCTCGTGATCGAAGGTGATCACGTCGCAGCCCTGCGCGAAGGCGCGCAGGGTGTCCAGGTCGCGATAGTCGCCGATGACGACCTCGCTCACCACCTGGGCCGCCGAGTCCTGGGGGGTGTCACTGAGCAGCTTGAATTTCAGGCCGAGGGGGATACCCGCCTCGTGGGTCATGCGGGCGAGCTGACCGCCGCCGACCATGCCGACTACCGGGAACGTCACGCCTCCAGGGTATCCGCCACGCCGGTGGTTCCCGGACGGCCGTACGGATGGCCGTACGGCCGCCGCCACCGCGGACTCACGGGCGTCACACGGGTGGGCTGGATAGCATGGCCGGGTTGACGGAACCGTCGACGCCATCGAACGGACGGACTTGCGATCACCATGAGCGAACGGGGCGCACTGCGGGCCCGGCTTGATCTGCTGGCCCGGGAGGTCGCCAAGTTCGGCGCGGTCGGTGCGGTGGGCCTGCTGGTCAACATCGCCGTCTTCAACCTGCTCCGGCACACCACCGACCTCCAGGTCGTCCGGGCGAGCGTGCTGGCCACCTTCGTCGCCATCCTCTGCAACTACGTGGGCTTCCGCTACTGGACCTACCGGGACCGCGACAAGACCGGCCGGACCCGCGAGCTGACGCTCTTCCTGCTGTTCAGCGCGGCGGGCGCGGTGATCGAGAACGGTGTTCTGTACCTGGCGACCTACGGTTTCGACTGG
This sequence is a window from Streptomyces parvus. Protein-coding genes within it:
- a CDS encoding acyl-CoA thioesterase; protein product: MTDQATGVTDPANHSESEIPGKPTAASRTTLSHIMTGSDTNLLGTVHGGVIMKLVDDAAGAVAGRHSGGPAVTASMDEMVFLEPVRVGDLVHVKAQVNWTGRSSMEVGVRVMAERWNESTPAQQVGSAYLVFAAVDGDGKPRRVPPVIPETERDNRRYQEAQIRRTHRLARRRAIKELREKRAAEGIDD
- a CDS encoding UDP-glucose/GDP-mannose dehydrogenase family protein — encoded protein: MALRITVIGTGYLGATHAAAMAELGFEVLGLDIVPEKIELLSTGRVPMYEPGLEEMLQRHVAGIEGSSGRLRFTTSWEEVAEFGDVHFVCVNTPQKHGEYACDMSHVDSAFDALAPHLTRPALVVGKSTVPVGSAARLADRLAELAPVGPGAELAWNPEFLREGFAVQDTLHPDRIVVGVTSENAEKVLREVYAVPVAEGSPFVVTDFPTAELVKTSANSFLATKISFINAMAEVCEAADGDVVKLAEAIGHDDRIGKKFLRAGIGFGGGCLPKDIRAFMARAGELGADQALTFLREVDSINMRRRGHMVELAREAAGGGSFLGTRVAVLGATFKPDSDDVRDSPALNVAGQIHLQGGQVTVFDPKGMDNARRLFPTLGYADSALEAVRGADVVLHLTEWREFRELDPAELGEVAARRIILDGRNALDSAVWREAGWTYRAMGRPKA
- a CDS encoding pentapeptide repeat-containing protein, translated to MRTNLLRITTALGAAAVLSIGGAGVAAADGVGNAGIGNKGVGNAGIENMGLGNAGGFNGGIGNAGLGNWGWGNAGIGNTGIGSHGHGNSGLGSSGIGNTGVGSSGIGN
- a CDS encoding dihydrofolate reductase family protein; the protein is MRTLISTAFVSLDGVMEAPGGEPGYRNSGWTFKDIEFLPEAYELKAREQDEAAALMMGRASYEAFSPVWPGMEEFTGYKAMPKYVVSTKLTAGDLVSDWGETTILRSLDEVAALKETEGGPIIVHGSTELNRNLADADLIDRYHLLVFPVLLGAGKRLFSTADKDQQKLKLVEHEVYANGIQKNVFEVVR
- a CDS encoding acyl-CoA dehydrogenase is translated as MAGSTDFDLYRPAEEHDMLRETIRALAESKIAPFAAAVDEESRFPQEALDALVSSDLHAVHVPEEYGGAGADALATVIVIEEVARVCASSSLIPAVNKLGSLPVILSGSEELKAKYLGPLAQGDAMFSYALSEPDAGSDAAGMKTKAVRDGDFWVLNGVKRWITNAGVSEYYTVMAVTDPAKRSKGISAFVVEKSDEGVSFGAPEKKLGIKGSPTREVYLDNVRIPADRMIGEEGTGFATAMKTLDHTRITIAAQALGIAQGALDYAKGYVQERKQFGKPIADFQGIQFMLADMAMKIEAARQLTYAAAAKSERGDADLTFQGAAAKCFASDVAMEVTTDAVQLLGGYGYTRDYPVERMMRDAKITQIYEGTNQVQRIVMARNLP
- a CDS encoding GDSL-type esterase/lipase family protein, with protein sequence MDDSHDWITTPLTDGLLRGALELERTERGGLLPHRLPAPARARSGGDEQVAQAESQPSGVRVIFRTRATAVELDVLRTVIGHRGLPPLPNGAYDLYIDGEPAGRASASGGNVLMVDLSDGARELFPGSPGAVSFTGLPAREKTVEIWLPYTETTELLGLRTDAPVEAQEPGGRPVWLHHGSSISQGSSADSSATAWPALAAAAGGVELVNLSLAGSALLDPFTACALRDTPADLISVKIGINLVNRDAMELSDFGPAVHRFLDTIRDGHPTAPLLVVSPILCPGQEDTPGPAAPDVSEGRVGFTALGDPADAARGKLTLRVVRRELARIVAERAASDPHLFHLDGLTLYGEADHAELPLPDRLHPDAAAHRRMGERFGAFAFGPGGPFAGAERI
- a CDS encoding LCP family protein is translated as MNDWPDRRTGDRSEHYGRGSAGPQPEGARAMPHIQRRPAQPRTPQRPQVPPQSQGYDDRYQDGGYGSSPEPGYDSGYNTGQVYGSGGGGSDGRGGGGRRGGGDGGYVQGRPAPDWRRRIKLGALTLVVVVLAVSISTYFWADSKLKREVDLSKVIERPESGEGTNYLIVGSDSREGMSAEEKKRLRTGSAEGKRTDSMMILHDGSNGPTLISLPRDSNVEIPSFKGSESGKTFQGTGRQVKLNAAYAEDGPELLVRTVEFNTGLHIDHYVEIGFGGFAKIVDAIGGVEMDIPKAFKDKKSGADFQAGKQTLNGEQSLAFVRTRYAFAGSDLDRTKNQQKFLAALASQTATPSTILNPFKLYPTMGAGLDTLIVDKDMSLWALGNMFFAMKGVTGGDGTSLNMPISGSVGGNLVWDKAKVKQLVQQLNNDEKVTVKGN